TCAAATCCATGTCTTGCTTATCCTTGGTAAAGTTTATTTATTAGCCTATAGAATGAAAGTGTAACAACTTGAGCAGAGCACATCTATGCCCTATCCTACTTTCAGTGACGAAGAAATTGCTCGACGTGGCAAAGAGATTTACGAGAAGCAAATCCGCGCCCAAGTAGAAACAACAGAAAACATTGGCAAAATTATTTCGATCGATATTGAATCGGGTGATTACGAAATTGACGATGATTTGCTTATAACGTGTCGCCGCTTGCAGGCTCGACATATCAACGCTGTCCTCTGGACAGAGAGAATTGGGTTTAACGCAGTTTATGCAATCGGCGGCACGTTGACAAGGACTGCATTGTGATACACGGAACTGTTGTTGGACTTCAGGCAAGAATCAATATTATTCTCCGTTCTTCGGGACGAGCGGATGTAGAAATAGAGTGTGTTGTCGATACAGGTTTTGAAGGAGCTTTAACCTTACCGCCTCATATGGTTACTGCTCTCGATCTGCCCTATGTCACTCGTATCAGTGCCAATCTTGCTAATGACATGAATGTCATGACACAGGTTTATCTAGCAACTATTATTTGGCATGGGGTAGAGCGTGAGGTTGTGGTGCTGGCAATGGGTCGCCGTCCACTGATTGGGACTGCACTAATCAAGGATTATCACCTCAGTGTAGACTTTTACGAAGGTGGTTCAGTTGTGATTGATGAAATTTTGTAAGTTTGGGCGTGTTTACTTATAACGCGATATTTAGTGGTAATAAGGTGCTAAAAATCACAGCTTCTCACAAAACTACTGTACTGACGGCAAGTTGTCAACTAAAGGTGTGAGATTTAGAGAAGTCAGAAATCTTTTTTCTCACAAAATATCGTTAGCTATCATTGCCTTATCTACTGAGTGAAGCCACTCCCGACGCAATCGAGTGCGATCGCCAAGCTGTTCAAATTCATCATGCCAAACAATGGCTCTAATTTCTTCT
This genomic interval from Scytonema hofmannii PCC 7110 contains the following:
- a CDS encoding clan AA aspartic protease is translated as MIHGTVVGLQARINIILRSSGRADVEIECVVDTGFEGALTLPPHMVTALDLPYVTRISANLANDMNVMTQVYLATIIWHGVEREVVVLAMGRRPLIGTALIKDYHLSVDFYEGGSVVIDEIL